A single region of the Nicotiana sylvestris chromosome 6, ASM39365v2, whole genome shotgun sequence genome encodes:
- the LOC104245684 gene encoding putative phytosulfokines 6, giving the protein MKQSICFVVFLLLLVSLSPASSRFLSVSDVKEEVKYGKVTQLAYSLDDQMETFDSLNKLMGIEGCEDEDEECSKRRIMAEAHLDYIYTQNHDHP; this is encoded by the exons ATGAAGCAAAGTATATGTTTTGTTGTATTTCTTCTCCTGCTTGTTTCCCTTTCACCAGCATCTTCCCGTTTCTTATCAGTCAGTGACG TGAAAGAGGAGGTAAAGTATGGAAAAGTGACCCAACTTGCATATTCTCTTGATGACCAGATGGAAACCTTCGATTCCCTGAAT AAGCTGATGGGGATAGAGGGAtgtgaagatgaagatgaagaatgcTCTAAGAGAAGGATAATGGCAGAAGCTCACCTGGATTACATCTACACTCAGAACCATGATCACCCTTGA